TTCATTTAGCTATCACAGTTTGGCCCCTGTCAAACTCACTCAAATCCTTAGGcttgcccatttttcctgcttgtAACACAACAAATTTGAGGACAAAATTTTCACTTGCTGCTTAATATATCCCACCCACAGGTGCCAGGGGAAGAGATAATCAGTGTTATTCATTTAACTACTCAGTGGTCTTATTGTTATGCCAATGCCTATGTATGGAGGCGTTCCCCTGCACAAACACTGACGTGAAGCAGCCACCAGATGGTGGTGTGTAATGGGAGGTAAAGTGTGTAATGCTCTTTGGTTCAGTAGAAAGttacaaaacacacaggaacaaaTAGATTTGAGTCTTTGGTGATTGTATCTAAATTTACAACAtcgctttttattttcttttaatactCACATGCATATAATACTTATATGCAATGGAGCAGTGGGCCTCAGGATATAAACACTCAGTACAGGAGGTGATGAAAATGTCCAGTATGAAGCATTATAAGAACATTGAAGGCACACTTTTAGTATAAACCGTGTCCTGTACATAGGTTTCTTCAACAGAAATACAACTGAGTTAATCAAACgttttttagattattttatcattataacatatgaagaaaaaatattttcagacttAGGTTTGAGCtataaaagaaattattcattaattataGCCATCAAAATTCAGCTATTTCTCTGGTGTAAAAGAAAGGCTCTCTTGTGAAGGTTGTCTAAGGAACATACTAACATTAAGGCAGTTGTCACATGCTTTAAAACACTCCTCCATAAAGGGCTCCAGGGACCGCCAGGGGTCCCTGAAGGGatttcactatttatttatttgcactgTATTTTCATCCATAAGTTAAACAACGACAGAAGATGAGGAAATCCGTGTTTTGTGTCATATATTGTGCAAAAAACAGTtttataagtaaataaatagtCGCTGGTTTCACTTTTTCTGTAGTAGCCCCGGATGTTAAGCTTTTGGACTTTTTGAACCGTGTCAGAGAGCAGCCGATATCTGTTCTGGAACTAAAATCTTTTGTTtctgcacacatacagataaTATAGTCTGTAGTCCACACCTTGTCGGTCTCAGTGCGAGTCTTTCCCAGTGTCCTCCCCGTAGACCGGGCCAGTCCTGACGTAGAGATCAGGTGACCATAACCATTCTCTGACGGGACTCTTAAAAAGGATTTCACTTTCAGAGGGAGACCAGTACAAGTGTCGGAGAAAGTCCCGGCGGGCGCCCTTCTATCTCTTAAAGCTCCCAGGTAAGTTTTGCGCCTTACTGGCGCTGCTCCGCTGCTGCTTCACTAACTTTAAGAAGTTTCCTGAGTATGTGAGCCTATGATCCCGGTTTGCCTACTGCTCCATATTTTAAGACTTATCcggggagaaaaagagagacatgCTTTTATTCTCTGGTTGAACTTTTACTTCACATATCGTTTGaaaaatgaagttatttttcAATCCCGTTATCATTTCTTCTGGCTCTGAACCAGGTCTCTCTTCCAGACTTTGAACATCAGGGaattagtgttttattttgaagaactCAGATAACAGGGACTAAGACTTGAGAGTCCAGCATCAAACCTGCAGTCTGGAGAACGCCATCATTTGGAGTTTTTCCTTCATGGAGGAGCAGTTTTCAGAGAGGCAACTAAGAGTCTCATTGTTCTGCATCCTATTGTTCTGCTATGTCTTCTTCATTTTCGACCAAACAGACTCAGTCATGCATAAATGGGCGCGATGCTCTCTGTGTGATAAAATCCACTGAGGTTCATGAGTTTTAATTGTTCTTGCTTCATGTCTGAAGGCTGCAGATGAATTCTAGAGGACCACAGGTCACAGAACAGAAAGATATAGCTTAAGGTGAAATAAGTGAGAAGGTATACTAGTTGGGTTATGTGGGGGATGCCACTAATCCACATGAACCTATTTATGAAGGCCTGAAGTAAACGTCTGATTGCCAACTTCCTTTTAGCATCCTAGGATCTGCTCCAACCTTGTTATAGTTCATTTCATCTCAGAGCCACCAACCTTCATCAGATTCTAGGCAAGATTTCAGATGGAGCTGTGAAAATTAACAATTGGTTTACCATTTCATTCTAGCATtcttgtttaaatgtttgttgctTGGAGAACTTTTATATCAGTGCTGAATAGAGCTAGTGTGTGTTTCCTTCTCACTGGTGAGCTCAGCTCTGACATCGTTTCTGCATTCAGTGTGACTGGGGGGCGGACTAGTTGTCAGGGGACAGGCCCAGATGAGTTGAGAGCTGCTGAATTTGCCCCCCTCTAATTTGGCACAGTATAAATAAACTGACTTGAGTTAAACTAGTCACTACTCAGAGTTTGTGAGTGGACACCCAGGGCAGCTCTGGATTGACCCGTTTCACTGGTCAACAGGGACTTTGAATGTCAAACTTTTGTCTATGCCCTCATTTTCCCACAGGAAGTGTTGTGTGGATCTGTGGAACAAGACCCACCACACGCCTTCCTGACCATATTGAGCAGCAGTGTCTGCTCTGCCACAGCTCAACACTTCTCAGATCAGGTACACAATCACACTGTATCACGGCTCATCTCCAGCAGCCTCAATGTTAGTAGCTCTGCAAGTCAATTCAGCTTCTAGTCAGTCTGTACTGCAAGCACATCCTATTCACTGTTAGACtcattgatgtttttcatgtgtttaaacTGATACAGATTTTAAAGCTGTTGTTAGCATTTGCTGTGAATTGACATGGTGTAATAGAGGTcatctgtgtggttttcaaGCTCTTTGCTTTATTGTAACTTTTCATCTATATTACTCTCACAGTCACAACAGATCCTTAATTTTCCCTTCACTGCCACAGTAGTTAACAAAGAATCTTTGTGGTTTCAACATTTGTAAATCCTGGATTTTAAATATTCTTATGTCTGACATGCTGTTTCCCTAAACAGGTtggactgaaaatgttttatcaccAATAACAAAACTgttcaataaaataatactCCTAAAAATAACTGTAAATGTTCCTCAGAGACCACATCTTTCAACACATagtattaaaatgtgaaaatgtgtctttctctcaccaGCTAACACTCCCTGAGAATGGGTGACTGGAGTGCTCTGGGTCGTCTGTTGGACAAGGTCCAGGCCTACTCCACTGCTGGGGGAAAGGTCTGGCTGTCAGTCCTCTTCATCTTTAGAATCCTGGTCCTGGGCACTGCAGTGGAGTCAGCCTGGGGAGACGAACAGTCTGCCTTTAGATGTAACACCCTGCAACCTGGATGTGACAACGTCTGCTACGACAAATCTTTCCCCATCTCCCATGTTCGCCTCTGGGTCCTCCAGATCATCTTTGTGTCGACACCCACCCTCCTCTACCTGGCTCATGTCTTCTATCTAAACAGAAAGGAACAGAAACTGAATAGGAAGGAAGAAGAGCTTAAAGCAGTTCAAAATGATGGAGGTGATGTTGATATCCCACTGAAGAAAATTGAGATGAAAAAGCTAAAGTATGGCATTGAGGAGCATGGTAAAGTGAAGATGAAGGGGGCTCTGCTCAGAACCTACATAGTCAGCATTTTCTTCAAGTCTATGTTTGAGGTGGGTTTCCTGGTGATCCAGTGGTACATGTACGGTTTCAGCCTCTCTGCAGTCTATACCTGTGAGAGGTCCCCATGTCCACAAAAGGTTGAGTGTTTCCTGTCCCGCCCTACAGAGAAGACagtcttcatcatcttcatgttGGTGGTCTCCCTGGTGTCCCTGCTCCTGAACATCATTGAGCTTTTCtatgtgttttttaagaggATCAAAGACCGTGTGAAAGGGAAACAGCAGACCACACTCTTCCCTGGTGGTGGGGGCACCACAAGCCCTTCCACTAAGTTTGCCTACTATAACGGTTGTTCCTCCCCAACTGCTCCGCTCACGCCTATGTCTCCACCAGGCTACAAGATGGCCACAGGAGAGCGGGGAACCGGCTCATGCCGCAATTATAATAAGCAGGCCAATGAACAAAACTGGGCCAACTACTCTACAGAGCAGAACCGGCTCGGTCAGAATGGTGGAGGAAGCACTATTTCAAACTCCCATGCACAAGCGTTTGACTTCCCTGACGACACTCAAGAGCATAAGAAACTGTCCTCATCAGCGGCACATGAATTGCAGCCCTTGGCATTGATGGATGCCAGGCCCTGCAGCCGGGCCAGCAGCCGTATGAGCAGCCGAGCCAGGCCGGATGACCTGGATGTGTGACCCCCAACTCCTCCTCCCCCAACCTCTggctgtctgcagctggagagTCACGACACACTCAATAAATACTCACAGAGGTTCATGTGAGAGGTGGGACTAACCCCAGTCACTGTCTTCATTATAGAGACTCTTAATCAATCAAAGAGATGTTTGAACTAATTATGTAACACTGTCAAAGGTACAAgttgcaaatattttttcagttacTTTTATCATAACTTTGTAGAGGAGTTGACCCATAAAATAACTTCTTGGCCACAGGGATGTAGTTGGAGCTCAACCTCCTTAGAAACAATCACTGACCAGATCCACATCAGGTCAAAGTGGCAAATGTGGTTTTATTTAGCTAGGTATTCTCATTTCCACAGTGTCCACTCCTCTTCCAATGACAACATTTTGCTTCATTAGCTGAGACCCAAGGCCAAGGTGGCAGCCTTATAGCAGGGTACTGTTTCAGCTCTGCCTGTTCAACAGCAGATACACATcaacaccttttttttccagttgctcaaccattcattcattcttctaccACTTACCTGTTTCTGGGTCTTGAGGGGTGCTgcagctaatcccagctcacattgggcaagggcagggtacaccctggacaggttgccagtcgATCGCTgagccaacacaaagagacagacaaacacaaacaaccactcacactcacactgggCAATTAAGGAACACCAGTTAGCCTAAaaattcatgtctttggactttgggaggaaaccagagtaccctgAGGAAACTCACTCAGGCAtgggagaacatccaaactccgcATAGAACGGCCCCAGGcaccaggaaccaaacccatgatCGTGTTGTTACTATGTTACTACTATGCTGCGGTACTGAATCCAGTATGGCCAGAGTCAGAGCCCAACCACAGATGTCCCAATGCCTAATTTTAGTCAGATGATCTGGAGCATGTCATTACAGGCTATGATTACAGCTTGGTTCTTATTCATACGGAAGCTTTTTGAACTCGACAGCCCTGTAGTTACGGTCAGTTAAACTTGTTAAGGTTCCGAAAGGACATGTTCTGATTAAGAAATAACAGATATGCTGTTGAATGTCCATACTAATAGATATCACTGCAGAATAATGTCACTCTGCCTTAGTTCGGGTCCTGAGAGACAACTTTACATGGGTCAGGTACTTTGAGAAAATGAGACCACCCCTCTCTTTTAAATAATTCCGTGTGATCAACAGCTGCTGTCTAATGGACTCAGCTGCATTGAGTTGTTCTGACAATTTACTTGTATAATGGAGCTGAAAGACTGTTAATACAATTTTAAACTTACATCCTTAacaatttgaatgaaaatccCTATGTAGGCAGACATTAGAAACTCATCATTGGATAATTGTTGGATTAAAAGTGAATATTACAGTGAATATTTATTGCTGGGCTTTTGTAGCACACCCACCATTAGGAGAAAGAAATGACTACTATCCTGGATCTCTTACTCACACCAAACATTAACTCCCCATTGACTATATATTTATTGACAGTAAaacaatttgtatgtttttcttcagtaaCCTTGTCAGTGTGGATTGTTGTTTCCTGATAGACTTTGAATTTATGTggtttgatattttcattttgtggtttgatttgtctgtgttggtgtgtatgtgtatggatgtgggctcttaaaaaaaaaaaaaaaaggcctttacCATTGTCCTTCACTCTTCATTCATCATCTGTGGGCCTTAGTAGGGACAGTAgaatgattttctgtgttttacatATGGCAGTGAATGATTTCTTGGTTCTGTAGCTAATGTTTTGATTTCAGACTCTAGACGTAATCATTGCTGCTTGAGACATAGATATTTAGTACTGTAAATCAAGCTAACTGTGTCACAATAAAAATGTGAGTTTTTAGAAGACTGCTTATAGATCTGGACTAATATTTAGTCAGTtatattaaaatttaatttgccAATGTAGCTCCACAACTACACACCACTAGAATGAATTTCAATCCaggcttcttttctttttgctcttttgctctcatttgtcagttgtgctttgttttgtcagtATTTACATGTGTCATGGATCTTTGGCTACAGCAGCGTTTGCACTGAGATCTCGGTCATAGAGATGTGACATGGTGCAGACAGTAAGTGGTAGTAAGAGTTTTCTGATACACATTACTAATTTATTTGAATCACTGCAGTTGATCATATCAGACATCTGACCATTGGTTCTGTGACAGATGTCGCCGACTGACAGAACTTAAGCAACAGTCTTGGGTTGCAGCCATTTGGACAATGCTTATCCATGTGGATCCACTGTTGTACAGTGTAAGTGCATCATAGCATTGAAGAACCCATTCATTATATCAGTGAAAAGCTATTTTAaccaataaataattttctttctttatcacTGACTCATTGGCTTCATTCACTTTGTGCATTGACTGAATAACCTTAACCCATTTAGAGTTTGGTTTAagccaaaaatgtatttcatgtcataaaaaaaaaaaaaaaaaagttttagtcaTATTTTATTGCACATAAATAATTTTGTCAAGCatttctcatcttcatctttcatttACAGTGGTCATTGGTCACCAGCAAATAGGCTCACAGAGAATCAAAAATTTAGTCAAACTAATTTAATGGTCCACATTTTAACTTTATTGATGATAGTTGTAGTTTTAAGAACTTATTGTCTCATACAATGAATTGTCTCATACAAAATATACTCATATCCCATTGTAGTTTTAAATCTCCTCTCCCATGCTTCATTCTCTCTCTAGTAATAACAAATCTGTTAATCTGCAGAGCTTGAACCTGAGTTTTTGAgcttctcttctgattggctgactgttttctggtTCATCCACTAAAAATATGGCATATAGTAAATATCCAGATAAACCAAATCCTACAAGACTGGAAGGTGGCTCTGGGCTTGGAACATCTCTTGGAAGAGCTGTGACTCCATTGTTGTGACAgcacaaatttcattttatgtgcaAATATGGAAATGACATTTAATCAACCTTGAACTCTGGTGATTTCGTGCATTTATTTGCAAAATACTTTACTTGAAACCTTCACAGTACTAATGGTGAACCGACGTCAGCTTAATAATCAAAGAAGACATTGATATCTACTTTTATTTCTACCTTTAACTCAGGCTTTTTGATCATGTTTTCATGCAATTGATTGTCTGAGTTTACTTTGACATATTCAGTGTCATCTCAGTGGCCCTGAGATCTGAAGGCACTGTAACTAAATTTGGCAACACATGTATTTCAActtaatttgatattttgtgCACAACACATTATCAAAATGGGCTGCATGAATTTGGGAACACTTGAGCACTGCATCAATTTGACAAGACATGCGCTACACAATTAGAAAAAGCCATGCAGGGAGATCACAGCACAAAAAAGTGTATCTGGGGGCACTTAAAAGTGATGCATAGCAGTGCCAATTTTGAAATTAATGATATCTAAAtttgggtggaaaaaaaaatgtgtcagctGTTATTTACATTGAA
This genomic interval from Echeneis naucrates chromosome 24, fEcheNa1.1, whole genome shotgun sequence contains the following:
- the gja1b gene encoding gap junction alpha-1 protein; its protein translation is MGDWSALGRLLDKVQAYSTAGGKVWLSVLFIFRILVLGTAVESAWGDEQSAFRCNTLQPGCDNVCYDKSFPISHVRLWVLQIIFVSTPTLLYLAHVFYLNRKEQKLNRKEEELKAVQNDGGDVDIPLKKIEMKKLKYGIEEHGKVKMKGALLRTYIVSIFFKSMFEVGFLVIQWYMYGFSLSAVYTCERSPCPQKVECFLSRPTEKTVFIIFMLVVSLVSLLLNIIELFYVFFKRIKDRVKGKQQTTLFPGGGGTTSPSTKFAYYNGCSSPTAPLTPMSPPGYKMATGERGTGSCRNYNKQANEQNWANYSTEQNRLGQNGGGSTISNSHAQAFDFPDDTQEHKKLSSSAAHELQPLALMDARPCSRASSRMSSRARPDDLDV